In Montipora foliosa isolate CH-2021 unplaced genomic scaffold, ASM3666993v2 scaffold_420, whole genome shotgun sequence, the following proteins share a genomic window:
- the LOC137988510 gene encoding uncharacterized protein, which yields MADSGTSINILDEKEYHKLPNRPSLEPSSVKIYSYQSKVSLRVLGKFSTKLESKTRKFNERLYVVEGSGGSLLSWKASQELNLLQTVQQGTNLPSQPEAKAPADLLEEYDDLFHGLGKLKNYQIKLHIDEDIPPVAQPHRIVPFHVRKQLEEQLLHDEELGVIERITGPTPWVSPIVVAPRPKSPGKIRVCVDMRQANKVIKGERHVTPTVKEMIGDLMERESSAN from the coding sequence ATGGCTGACTCTGGAACAAGCATTAACATTCTGGATGAGAAAGAATATCACAAGCTACCCAACCGTCCCAGTCTTGAACCAAGCAGTGTGAAGATTTATAGTTACCAATCAAAGGTTTCCCTTCGTGTCCTCGGAAAATTCAGTACCAAGCTCGAGTCAAAGACAAGGAAATTTAACGAGAGGCTCTACGTTGTGGAGGGATCCGGTGGCTCTTTGCTAAGCTGGAAGGCATCGCAAGAGCTCAATCTTCTTCAAACAGTTCAGCAAGGCACAAACCTACCGTCACAACCTGAAGCAAAAGCACCAGCGGATCTGTTGGAAGAGTATGACGACTTGTTTCATGGACTAGGAAAGCTTAAGAACTATCAGATAAAGTTGCACATCGATGAAGACATACCGCCCGTTGCACAGCCGCACAGAATAGTCCCCTTCCATGTTCGTAAGCAGTTAGAGGAACAGCTACTGCACGACGAAGAGCTAGGTGTGATAGAACGTATTACAGGCCCTACACCCTGGGTGTCCCCAATTGTGGTTGCACCGAGACCGAAGTCTCCAGGCAAGATACGCGTATGCGTTGACATGCGTCAGGCAAATAAGGTGATCAAAGGCGAGCGTCACGTCACCCCGACTGTGAAAGAGATGATCGGAGACTTAATGGAGCGAGAGTCTTCAGCAAACTAA